The Setaria italica strain Yugu1 chromosome VIII, Setaria_italica_v2.0, whole genome shotgun sequence genome includes the window AATCCTCAATATGCTTCAATGTTGCCACGAGGGTATCTTCATCTTTCGATTGTAATATGGAGGTGATATGGAGAGTGGTGAAAGTCGCACTACATATAGAGTAGTCTCCGAGCaataggttgaatcgaagaatcatgctaagggtcaataaaatcttaaatCCTGTTATCtcttcttgaaaaaatcaaccgTTGGGGCTAGTCAattagcccccaagccttggaatgattaaaatAATCAATTCAGGGGTCTAACGACCTCGGTCTTTACTCCAATCATCATCTAAGTAGTTTTGCGGCattcagcccccgagccttggagcTAGGTTAGCCATAGGAGCCTCGTTGAGTAGGTAATCACACCCAGCCCTCCGAGCATGGGAGCTAgaggagccattggaggtacaatgagtagtaattggcgctagCACCCGCGCCTAAGAGCTAGCGAAGCCATTGGAAAGATGTCAAAGCTTGACCTGTGAAAGGATGTAGCGTAATGTAGAATATTGGAgatactgaaatttattcaatgATGAATGTAAATTTTTTCGTGTAGTGCTCTTGTTTAGGCCATGTAATTCACCAAGTAGTTAGCTTGTTATGTTTAAGCACCCAATCACTATTTTAGCCATTGCCGTTGCGTGTctaagatctttgtctcgtgtacgcgtagaGGCATTACCATTACACGATTGAGACCTTTGTCTCGTGTATACGTACTGGCGTTAGGCGTGATAGAAGAGCCGAGGTTTCACAAACTAAGGCGTGTTCTACTTGAGTAGATTAGCAAATGTTAAGATGAGACAATAAAATTAGTAGTCGTTGTTGTGACGAAAAGAGAGCGtgattgcgcgtaaagtagtcGGCTATGGTTTTCTGCCATTTGGCGAGGAGAGCACATATTGTAGCGCACACAAGGTTGTGCATCCATAGGGTGTAGCCATTGTGAGCCCTACATAACTCAGTGTAACAAGTCTGTGGGTGGAGCCCTACATAACGTAGCTTTACAAGCTCGTGGGCAGAGCCTCCGGCACTCGGTGCACCAAACTCATGGCCATGGCCTCcgtaatttggtgtaccaagcccatggttgTTGGTCAACATACCCGTGGAGTAGTCAGTGAGGTGTAGCCCTAGAGTGTAATTCCCATCGAGAGGTGTACATAGAGCAGTAGTCGGTGCTTGGCCAATCATGCTTGAAACAAGTAGGAGaagaaaataattattaaaaaagtgacttaacTTGATTTGTGGGCGATTGCCGATGAAGCCGTGTTGGATGTTAATGAAGTtgactagtcggagttgattctTACTAGTTATTGATCGTATGAAGTCCATTCCCAACtagtttctagtcgagatgagtagttggAGTCATCGGCGGCAAGTTGGCGTTCGTCATGGTGGAGAGAGCCATGACGGAGCTGAAGTAATCATCAAAGATTGTTGGATGCGAACTGGATGATGATTGACTGACCGACTCAACCAGCCCGATCCATCATGGAGTAGAAGTCTGATTGGAACGCAAGCTTTTTCGTGTTCGAGGCGGATCATAAATTGTGAAGTTGTCGAGATTCTTGATGGTGTTTGCTTTGTGCCTCGCGATGAGACATCATGGCGAGAAGTTGGCTCTGCGTGGTGGTTATGAAACAATGATCGAAGTTTCCCAACGCTGTTAGCAATGCAGACctaggagctgaagatgaacaTCATGCTTTGTGATGTCGAGGTTGAAGATGATTAGGTCCATCAAGCTTGctccgatgatctcgacgattaCCCCTATTTGAcacgccagctatcggtgtttagaccagCAACCTAGCCagggtatcctgaggtagtgGATTGGTTGGTGGGCTTTCACTGAACCTGGAGCCTGATGGTAAATGCATGGACACAAGACATAGATTTAtgcagagtagcgtaataccctatgttctatttggggtgttgtatattgcactcTGTGCTTGGGTGTTAGTTCTGAGGataccgatctaggtacccctgccctcctttatatatccCAAGGTTCAAGATTAGTAGTCGGTTACAatggagttctagtaggatcaCAAGGATTACGagggaatcctagtagaagtctagtttcttccttccttgcgtgTACCTAGGGATCTATCCCGGACAGAGGCTTGAGGATCAGTGATAGTTGCATTTTTCTAAGGGTGTGTTTTGTTGCATGAATCATTtggttcatgtatgaaatggttgtttttgtttggttgaactAGCATAAATAGTAGCTTCCATGACGTTTTGCGTGTGACACTCTGAAACTTTGTCATTGAACATACCACATCTATGACAAAAATCCCAAGTTCGTCGTAGTTCATCATCAGCAGCCCTCAGCCACTATGGAACTATGACAAAAGTAAAATGAGCATCATAAAATAATATCTCATACCGTCACAAAACAGTGTGCCATCAACACCTCGTATTTGTGACAACCGCAACTCATCATAGAACTGGTGGGCCACATGTAGCGTTCAGACCCATAGTTCCACATGTGATGACAGAGGGTCCAGCGAGTCTACGTGGCTGCCACGTGTCAGGGACATGGGTCAAATATGTCAACACGGGGTCCACTGGAGAGGTGTGACCCAGCCATCCACGTGTACGAGTGCAAGCCTAGCAGGCCGACGTGGCTAACACATGTAACTGTAGATCCCAGTTGACTGGTCCAACATGTCTACCTGGCAGCAACGTGTGGTGACTTGGATCCAACGGTCCACGTGTCAGGGTTGTGGGTCAAATATGTCAATGTGGGGTCCACTTAAGAGGTGGGACCTAGCCGTCCACGTGTACGAGTGTGGGTCAGCAGGCCGATGTGGCTAACACGTGTAAATGCTGGTCCTGGTGGTCCATGTGTATGTGCAGTGGGTCCAGCAGGTAGTCGTGCAGCCATGTGTAGATGTGGGGCCTTCTTGCCTGGTCCAGCGTGTCCACATTGTGGCCACGTGTGATGGTGGAGCCCATAGATAATAAGGTGTTGGCTTGTTTCAAAGTCAGGCCCGAGATGAAATTGATGCGGAGTCGGTTCAGGTTTGAGTGAGCCACAAGGATCCACTCAATCCGGCCCAAGAAGAGAAACATGTCTGCAttgaaaacaacaatcatggcGGCGAGGCGGCACCCGTCATATGAGTGACGCAGCTAGAGAAGCAGTTGTAAGTCCCTGCACATGCTTATTTGCTTTTCCAGGAATTAGATAATTTGCTTGACATTTAGAATTTTATTTCTATTGGTTGTCATGCTCAATAAGTCAGTACCAGCATCGAATCTCTACGTGGTCATTTCACCTGCATCCATATAATACACATGTTTTCCTACAATTATGTCCGTCTACATTAGGTTTCTCTTTATATATGCAGCTTCACGATCTACAACAAAACATATAAAGTTGAGTCTATTGTTACGTCAGTCACCTCCATAATGATAATATGCCATTAACTTACATGATTCTTAAAACATTTATCAAATCCTTCTTCCAAACTTTTATCCTTCTTTCTCCAACACTTCTCTGTACATGCTGCATCTTATAGATTTAATATTCATAGCTGCCCCTGTCTTTTAGTGGTGTGTTATATTAACACTATTTAGTAACAGTTATCGAATCTGCCTTTGTTCCCAATTTGTTTAATATAATCCTACTTTTACTATAATTAGTAAACTTATAGTTCATCTTTGCATTTTCTAGGTGTCAATGGAAACCATGCGGGCAGAACATGTTGCTGATGGGCAGCCACCATTGCCTAGTGCTGAGGTGGTTTCTAAGGTCCTCTCGTAGAATAGCTCCAACACCACTTTCTTGAAGAATGTTGGTATACTCAATAGCTCCTTGAAGTCTTGGTCAGCTAGTGAACAAGCACTTCGTTAAGAACTTGCTGCTGAAAAATAAGGTTCAGCTGTTCTCCATCAACAAGTGTAAGAACTAAAGAAGACTGAAGCCGCAAAGGAAGCGCTGGGGAGAACTCAAAGACAATACAAGGAGCTCAAGGAGAAACATGATGAGAGCAATGCCATCCACATGAAGATCTTTAACCCGAACACCCCTGGTATCTCTTCTCAACCCTCATCCTATGTGTGTGGAACTGTTGTTAGCACTACTTGGCATTCCATCGTGACCTCCGATGCTTGTGTTATGAACTTTATGGTTCTGAACTGTTAGTTAACTAATTGTGGTGGTGTCATGAACTTAATTGGTTGTAACTTAATTATGGTGAACTTTCTATGAATTCTACTGTATCATTTGGTGTTCTGTGATGAAATGGTTCTGTATGAACGTGGAAATGTATGATATGGACACAAGTAACATCAAGAAAAAGACACGTGGTGGTCCAAAACGGACATGCAGGAGAACAAGAAACGGACACGTGGTCCAATAGGATACGAACACGTGTACTAATCGGGAACTAACATGTGGGACAAACAGAAAAGAACATGTGTCATAAACAGAAATGGATATGTGGACTGATCAGAAATTGACACATGGACCAATAAGAAAAAGACATGTGGAATTCTAAGAAATTGACATGTGGAACAGCTGGAAAATGACACGTGGACCAATGGAAAACTAACACGTGGAACACTATGGAATCGAAACATGGaactgtaaaaaaaaatgacacGTGGACCAATAGGGAAATGACACGTGGACAACTATGAAAAAGACACATGGACAAACTGGGAAAGGACACATGGACAAACAGGAAAATGACACGTGGTTTAAAAGAAAATTGACACCTGGACAAATGAGAAAATGACACATGGACACGTAAGAAAATGACACGTGGGCCGATTAAAAAGCCGACATGTGTCTATACGTGACGGAGACACGTGGGTGATTAGAATAATGACACGTGAACTTACATGGTCTGGACACGTGGCCTTATGCTAGCTCGCCATGTGGTGGTCCTCTTTGTGACACGTGCTACCCGACACGTCACCTGCCAGCGTGGACGAAGCCACGTCGCATGCTAGTGTGTCCGAGCCACGTCACTTGCCAGCATAGACGGTGCCACATCATCTGCCAGCGTGGACAGGGATCCGGAAGTTCTGTGACATTTTTGTGGCTTGTCATGGAAAGGAAAATGGTTTCACAATGAAAGCTTTTTCGTCAAAGATAAAATCAGTTCTgtgatatttttttcatttcgtAACGAAAATACAAACTTGACGCTTGGTTTTTGACGAACTGAAATTTGTCACAAAACTTTCTGTGTGACAATTTGGCCTTCACAGCGATGAAAGCCATTCGCCACCAAAGCTAGGATTTCGGATTTCTACTAGTGTTGGGTGAACCGTAACAACTCATTCAGGATGATACCATCCCACTTTGTATAACTATCTCCAAAGCGGGGTGAAACATATGATTCAAGCAAATTTGTTGAACCATACCATGCAAGATCATCCATCATGTATCATGTTGTGcatccaaccaaacacaacctgAGGCGGTGCTGGGTTGGTATTCGATTAATGGACTTGTTATTTTTTCAGTCGCATTGTGCATTCaggttttcatttttatttttgattGAAATTGTATGCTTCTCATGGGCGGAGCCAGAAATTTCTTCATCCACGTTTCCATTCTGACTTTAACTTTTCACATAGAAATGTGGGATGTTACAACCAGGgtagagaagaggaggaaggaagattcTCACTATAACGTGCCTCCGGAGCCTATCTATTCTGTTAGGACTTTGTATCCACCAACAACAACGCAGCGGCCAAGCGTGGCAGGCTTCCCGTCCCAGCCCTGCGTGTAGGAGCCATCCACGGCAAGCACCTCCATGACATTAGCTGGGGCTTCTCCCTCCGGCAAGTCCATGTACACCGTGAACTCCGTCGTCTCCCCGGCGTTGATCGCGCCGACGTCCACGTAGCCGGACCTCGCATCCTTTCTGATGCTGGCATTCTTCTCCCCTGACTCTATCTTCGATATCGACACCCCAGGGTGCACAGACGCGAGCTCGACGCGCGCGTTTGCGGCGGAGAACGGCCGGGACACCAGGCCGCCGAACGCGGCGGCGAACTTGCCGAGGTCGTCTCTGGTGGCGATGTCGCCGGGGAAGTAGGTCCCGTTGGTCTTGCCGGCGATGTGGCCCAGCGTGTCGGCCTTGTGGTTCGTGAAGCCGAACGTGTGCACAGGGTACTTGGGGTCCTTGAGCGCGCTGTTCCCTCGTGTCCACTCCTTCTCGCTGAGGATggtgtcgtcgccgccgtccgatAAGAAGATGATGAACGCCGCACGGCTAACGTCATCTCGCTCCATCAGGATCTGCGTGCATAATATTCATGTTACTATTGACTAAATTTTAAATCTTAGGATAAAATTTGTTCAATGCTACATTATTTCCTAAAAAACTTTACCGTCTCAGCCTTGTCCAAGGCGGTAGAGAACCTGGTGCCGTGTCCAGGCGCATACGTGCGTACTTTCACCAGGGCTCCGATCTTCTCCTTGTTTTGGTCAGACATTGGGAGGAGCCTCTC containing:
- the LOC101783465 gene encoding uncharacterized protein LOC101783465 produces the protein MEGQVPAASALQLSTFTKIKSIPVAVRLTAPGADQPVHIPVDVVVAIDTSMSTTFPGKEKMLELEKAAVELVAGKLGPSDRLAVVPFFNEVAKDPAAKEMERLLPMSDQNKEKIGALVKVRTYAPGHGTRFSTALDKAETILMERDDVSRAAFIIFLSDGGDDTILSEKEWTRGNSALKDPKYPVHTFGFTNHKADTLGHIAGKTNGTYFPGDIATRDDLGKFAAAFGGLVSRPFSAANARVELASVHPGVSISKIESGEKNASIRKDARSGYVDVGAINAGETTEFTVYMDLPEGEAPANVMEVLAVDGSYTQGWDGKPATLGRCVVVGGYKVLTE